A window of the Candidatus Methylomirabilota bacterium genome harbors these coding sequences:
- a CDS encoding sigma-70 family RNA polymerase sigma factor codes for MASDDFERQALQHLDALYNFAIYLTRNPPEADDLVQETYLRAFRFSHRFQAGTHLRAWLFQILRNTFLTFYRLRERETAIADDGVPDWDVPMFQNAPEYTANAMEAHTDLERAMSRLPEEFRTVLLLAEVEGMPLEEVARVMGCPVGTVKSRIFRAKERLRTLLSDYDKG; via the coding sequence GTGGCCTCCGACGACTTCGAGCGGCAGGCGCTCCAGCACCTGGACGCGCTCTACAACTTCGCCATCTACCTGACGCGCAATCCGCCCGAGGCCGACGATCTCGTCCAGGAGACCTACCTCCGCGCCTTCCGCTTCTCGCATCGCTTCCAGGCGGGAACCCATCTCCGCGCCTGGTTGTTTCAGATCTTGAGGAACACGTTCCTGACCTTCTACCGGCTCCGCGAGCGCGAGACCGCGATCGCGGACGACGGGGTACCGGACTGGGACGTGCCGATGTTCCAGAATGCGCCCGAGTACACGGCGAACGCGATGGAGGCGCACACCGATCTCGAGCGCGCCATGAGCCGTCTGCCGGAGGAATTCCGGACCGTGCTCCTCCTGGCGGAGGTCGAAGGCATGCCGCTCGAGGAAGTCGCGCGCGTCATGGGCTGTCCGGTCGGCACCGTCAAGTCGAGGATCTTCAGGGCGAAGGAGCGGCTGCGCACGCTCCTCTCCGACTACGACAAGGGATGA